In one window of Gymnogyps californianus isolate 813 chromosome 9, ASM1813914v2, whole genome shotgun sequence DNA:
- the YIPF6 gene encoding protein YIPF6: MAAAEGSGAGGPLFAGLADVSISEDIPVEGEITVPVGSRSPDEDYSTLDEPVRDTIMRDLKAVGKKFVHVMYPKKSSALLRDWDLWGPLVLCVSLALMLQGGSADSKDDGGPQFAEVFVIIWFGAVVITLNSKLLGGTISFFQSLCVLGYCVLPLTVAMLVCRLVLLAGSGTVSFIIRLIVVVAMFGWSTLASTAFLADSQPPNRKALVVYPIFLFYFVISWMILTFTPQ, from the exons atggcggcggcggaggggagcGGCGCCGGGGGGCCGTTG TTTGCAGGTCTCGCGGATGTGTCGATATCTGAAGATATTCCAGTGGAAGGGGAGATTACTGTTCCTGTCGGATCTCGCTCTCCTGATGAAGACTACTCCACGCTGGATGAGCCTGTTAGGGATACTATT ATGAGAGATCTGAAGGCCGTTGGGAAGAAATTTGTCCATGTCATGTATCCGAAGAAGAGTAGTGCGCTCCTCAGAGACT GGGATCTTTGGGGCCCTTTGGTGCTTTGTGTCTCGCTTGCACT GATGCTTCAGGGTGGATCAGCAGATAGTAAAGACGACGGAGGGCCCCAGTTTGCTGAGGTCTTTGTCATCATCTGGTTTGGTGCAGTTGTCATCACACTGAACTCAAAGCTTCTCGGAGGAACTAT ATCCTTTTTTCAGAGCCTGTGCGTTCTGGGTTACTGTGTCCTGCCCCTGACAGTAGCGATGCTGGTGTGCAGGCTGGTACTGCTGGCAGGTTCTGGGACTGTCAGCTTCATTATACGTCTTATTGTAGTCGTAGCTATGTTTGGTTGGTCAACGTTAG cATCTACAGCTTTCCTGGCAGACAGTCAGCCTCCAAACCGCAAAGCTCTTGTTGTGTACCCCATCTTCCTCTTCTACTTTGTTATCAGCTGGATGATTCTCACCTTTACACCTCAGTGA